Proteins encoded together in one Nostoc sp. PCC 7524 window:
- a CDS encoding tRNA (cytidine(34)-2'-O)-methyltransferase — translation MPQVVLVNPQIPPNTGNIARTCAATGTELHLVGPLGFEISDRYLKRAGLDYWPYVKLHYHKSLESFQIVHQERGGRWLGFSVGGSSNYIHYQFQPDDWLLFGSETTGLSSEVLSACDATLHIPMAQPGVRSLNLSVSVAIGLFEARRQLGYLL, via the coding sequence ATGCCCCAGGTAGTTTTAGTTAATCCGCAAATTCCCCCAAATACAGGTAATATTGCCCGTACTTGTGCTGCTACAGGTACAGAGTTGCATCTAGTGGGACCATTGGGATTTGAAATTAGCGATCGCTACCTCAAAAGAGCTGGTTTAGATTACTGGCCTTACGTGAAATTGCACTATCACAAATCGCTAGAGTCCTTTCAAATCGTGCATCAAGAACGAGGTGGCAGATGGTTAGGCTTCTCTGTTGGAGGCAGTTCTAACTACATCCACTACCAATTTCAACCCGATGACTGGTTACTGTTTGGTAGTGAAACTACTGGTTTATCATCCGAGGTGCTGTCAGCTTGTGATGCCACCTTACACATTCCTATGGCTCAACCGGGGGTTCGTAGCTTGAATCTTTCAGTCAGTGTGGCTATAGGCTTATTTGAAGCTCGTCGTCAGTTAGGTTATTTACTGTAA
- a CDS encoding DUF1702 family protein, which translates to MDILTSVLRISQEETTFAKRGFCGDDTQIQQHLENIGWIFLQGYHAAIATDNLEALVAQLNTVEPDGRGFAFEGAAMGLALLDFLTPWKRDRLQNFLSGAGAAHIYMVYVGLGWCLARIPWGIERYLARLGHKPFPDPLLGWLAVDGYGFHAGYFQPRHYIDLQIIHQALSDDARHVFDQGLGRSLWFVHGADVDRIGTTIKTFHPSRQADLWSGVGLACTYAGGVNQQSLETLRILAGAYLPHLAQGAAFAAKARQRANNIVLHTEIACEVLCGMSVEAAATTTDIALEDLPINSHLPNYEVWRRRIQKQFTGLTVTAS; encoded by the coding sequence ATGGATATATTGACATCAGTATTAAGAATTTCTCAAGAGGAAACTACTTTTGCAAAACGTGGGTTTTGTGGAGATGATACTCAGATACAGCAGCACCTAGAAAATATTGGGTGGATATTTTTACAAGGTTATCATGCAGCGATCGCCACAGATAATCTTGAAGCACTTGTAGCCCAATTGAATACAGTAGAACCAGATGGGCGTGGTTTTGCGTTTGAAGGGGCGGCAATGGGTTTAGCCTTGTTAGATTTCCTGACACCTTGGAAACGCGATCGTCTGCAAAACTTTTTGTCTGGTGCAGGCGCAGCCCACATTTATATGGTGTATGTCGGGTTGGGGTGGTGTCTAGCTCGTATCCCGTGGGGAATTGAGCGATATCTAGCCAGATTGGGACACAAGCCCTTTCCTGATCCCTTACTCGGATGGCTAGCCGTTGACGGCTATGGATTCCACGCAGGATATTTTCAACCCCGACACTATATAGACTTACAAATTATTCATCAAGCACTATCTGACGATGCAAGACACGTATTTGATCAAGGTTTAGGACGCAGTTTGTGGTTTGTTCATGGTGCTGATGTGGATCGTATTGGTACCACTATCAAAACTTTTCATCCCAGCAGACAGGCTGATTTGTGGAGTGGTGTAGGGCTAGCCTGTACCTATGCTGGTGGAGTAAATCAACAAAGTCTAGAGACATTAAGAATATTGGCTGGCGCATATTTGCCCCATCTGGCGCAGGGGGCTGCATTTGCTGCCAAAGCTCGTCAAAGAGCTAACAATATAGTTCTACATACAGAGATAGCCTGTGAAGTGCTATGTGGAATGTCTGTAGAAGCTGCTGCAACCACAACAGATATTGCCCTTGAAGACTTACCAATAAATTCCCATTTACCTAACTACGAAGTCTGGCGACGAAGGATTCAAAAGCAATTTACAGGTTTAACTGTCACAGCATCATAA
- a CDS encoding peptidoglycan DD-metalloendopeptidase family protein, with the protein MLNNTPSSDDAPADQLNVANTKMNRRARTQAAMIGLAISMGATSLLVTRQSDQAQAAAPVGSQKAASTIPADADQEVKFAATKLGTPLVLSASVPNNPVIMEPTAISQLPGLEAKLQVLASGISVQPSNPENFSPTTVNKEPSQLAQTEAKVAKDSVEQLASANGDQTKSITTQPQTDVVDSTSASGEINAQLKAQQEFALNRLQEKSNRLRKSLAELRSEESKDLSKATTQLAQPTTVANQMPPLSTSGTVIEQSPNLTAGSQENLVSSFNQPQAINIPVPVQPAATAPATSNIAASSHQTTYEVKPGDTLAAIANRHNTSISELVKANSLKNPNQLQISQQLVIPAAPVNTGITVQTPVVVNSPSVQYGNNPEIATVPANTTDVNRRSTTSQASVLADNSRVTVPTPVTDNSQTQTDDDVVAPETAANNINSQGVGGDTPVPSAFVEIQQPKKPADKIARAKSDRLRSLQAEIQRLQQKYRAQQSGNTAVPVAASESENAAVPIPVASPNSLRVSRPSSNGQNIAIPIAVPSPITPSYANEPVKPQFRATRPLNNEAINPEFLPNSAASQLNPSRNTAGTRIAAPPTGLNANDSLGQMRGTTVSPGKLPPLAAVDQYLPQPIDETTPPPSGSSTTYIWPAKGVLTSGYGWRWGRMHRGIDIANATGTPIFAATDGVVERAGWNNGGFGNLVDIRHADGSLSRYAHNSRILVRAGQQVRQGQQIATMGSTGFSTGPHLHFEIHPAGKGAVNPIAMLPSRGRV; encoded by the coding sequence GTGCTGAACAATACCCCTAGCAGCGATGATGCCCCGGCAGACCAGCTAAACGTAGCTAATACTAAAATGAACCGTCGGGCGCGTACACAAGCCGCCATGATTGGCTTGGCCATCTCAATGGGAGCAACCAGCCTCTTGGTGACTCGGCAAAGCGATCAAGCCCAAGCAGCAGCCCCTGTAGGTAGCCAAAAAGCCGCCTCAACAATTCCTGCTGATGCTGATCAAGAAGTGAAATTTGCTGCCACAAAGCTGGGAACTCCCCTAGTTCTATCAGCAAGTGTGCCAAATAACCCGGTCATTATGGAACCGACAGCAATTTCACAGTTGCCTGGGCTTGAAGCTAAATTGCAAGTTCTGGCAAGTGGGATATCTGTACAGCCTTCTAACCCAGAGAATTTTTCCCCAACAACTGTTAATAAAGAACCATCTCAATTGGCACAGACAGAGGCTAAAGTCGCTAAAGACTCTGTAGAGCAGCTGGCTAGTGCTAATGGTGATCAAACTAAATCCATAACAACCCAACCACAAACAGACGTAGTAGATAGCACATCTGCCAGTGGTGAAATTAATGCTCAACTTAAGGCGCAGCAAGAATTTGCGCTCAATCGTTTACAAGAAAAATCGAACCGTTTAAGAAAAAGTCTGGCGGAGTTGCGGTCTGAGGAGTCCAAAGATTTATCAAAAGCTACCACGCAGTTAGCACAGCCAACGACTGTGGCTAATCAAATGCCCCCTCTCAGCACAAGTGGTACAGTCATCGAACAGTCGCCAAATTTGACTGCTGGTAGCCAAGAAAATCTGGTATCAAGTTTCAATCAGCCACAGGCAATTAATATACCTGTACCTGTACAGCCAGCAGCAACTGCACCAGCTACCTCTAACATTGCTGCCTCATCCCATCAGACAACTTACGAAGTTAAACCTGGCGATACATTAGCGGCGATCGCTAACAGACACAATACTTCTATCTCAGAGCTAGTTAAAGCAAATAGTCTCAAGAATCCCAATCAGCTGCAAATCAGCCAGCAACTTGTGATTCCTGCGGCTCCAGTTAACACTGGGATCACCGTTCAGACACCAGTAGTAGTTAATTCCCCCAGCGTACAGTACGGTAATAATCCTGAAATAGCTACTGTCCCGGCTAACACTACCGATGTTAACCGCAGATCAACTACTTCACAAGCATCAGTTCTAGCTGATAATAGCCGTGTCACAGTTCCGACACCAGTAACTGACAATAGCCAAACTCAGACAGATGATGATGTAGTTGCGCCAGAAACAGCAGCTAATAACATCAACTCTCAAGGCGTGGGTGGTGATACTCCAGTACCATCAGCTTTTGTGGAAATACAGCAACCTAAAAAACCTGCTGATAAAATTGCTAGAGCCAAAAGCGATCGCCTCCGCAGTTTACAAGCAGAAATTCAGAGATTACAGCAAAAATACCGCGCTCAACAGTCTGGGAATACTGCTGTGCCAGTAGCTGCAAGTGAAAGCGAAAATGCTGCTGTACCAATTCCCGTAGCTAGTCCCAATAGCTTGAGAGTATCTAGACCCAGCTCTAACGGACAAAATATTGCTATACCAATTGCCGTACCTAGCCCAATCACACCTAGCTACGCCAATGAGCCGGTTAAACCACAATTCCGTGCTACTCGTCCTCTGAATAACGAGGCAATTAATCCAGAGTTCTTACCTAACAGTGCAGCTAGTCAGTTAAACCCCTCCCGTAACACAGCCGGTACAAGGATAGCAGCACCGCCTACAGGTCTTAACGCTAACGATTCTCTAGGACAGATGCGGGGAACAACTGTATCTCCCGGCAAGCTCCCACCTTTGGCAGCAGTAGACCAGTATTTACCACAACCAATTGATGAGACAACACCACCTCCTTCAGGTTCTTCTACCACCTACATTTGGCCAGCTAAAGGTGTACTCACCTCTGGCTATGGTTGGCGCTGGGGAAGAATGCACAGAGGTATTGATATTGCCAACGCCACTGGTACACCGATTTTCGCCGCTACTGACGGCGTAGTTGAAAGGGCTGGTTGGAACAATGGTGGCTTTGGTAATCTCGTAGATATCCGTCATGCCGATGGTAGCTTAAGTCGTTACGCTCACAACAGCAGAATCTTGGTTCGAGCTGGGCAACAAGTGCGCCAAGGTCAGCAAATTGCCACAATGGGCAGCACTGGTTTTAGCACTGGACCCCACCTCCACTTTGAGATTCACCCAGCAGGTAAGGGGGCCGTCAACCCTATCGCTATGCTACCAAGCCGTGGACGTGTGTAA
- a CDS encoding CRTAC1 family protein, whose translation MSQLPRFTQHYLKRLVAITLVIILFWFTRLPVLSATQKEAIASRFHFTSLPLPELTDKSPQFSRDVHPSLERHSGWISAVGAAIALNDLDGDGLSNDTCHVETRTDQVIVAPVPGTGNRYTPFALEANTDLYNVQTMAPMGCLPADLNEDGLMDILVYYWGRTPIAFLCQTETTLTNHSYIQQAIIPGDDRWFTNAATLSDLDGDGHIDLLFGNFFPDNADILNPQGSGIEVMQHSLNRGDNGGSHHLLRWIAATSGEQPSVQFQEIHGILDDSEHQPWALAIGTADLDGDMLPEIYFANDFGPDKLLHNRSRPGKFQFVALEGQKTLTTPNSKVLGHDSFKGMGVDFGDVNADGLLDIYVSNIAGEYALEESHFLFVSTGEVAKMRHGVAPYIDRSEPLGVSRSGWGWETKFGDFDNDGILEALQATGFMKGNVNRWPELHELAMGNDEMVSITHSWPRLQTAAGDDLSGHDHNPFFVRAADGRYYDFAKELGLDQPYVTRGIATADVDGDGDLDFAIANQWEASYFYRNDSQQLEKFLGLHLFVPTASPTSKRPAIGASATVHLPDGRQLVAQVDGGNGHSGARSPDLHFGLGQVAINTNLPVDLRWRDGQGQVHQQSLLLSPGWHTVLLGESAKPFPNLS comes from the coding sequence ATGAGTCAATTACCAAGATTCACCCAACATTATCTAAAGCGACTGGTAGCCATTACCCTTGTGATCATTCTATTTTGGTTTACCCGCTTACCAGTCTTGTCCGCCACACAAAAAGAAGCGATCGCCTCCCGCTTTCACTTCACATCCTTACCATTACCGGAATTAACAGACAAATCACCGCAGTTTTCGCGAGATGTTCACCCTAGTTTAGAGCGTCATTCAGGTTGGATATCCGCAGTTGGTGCAGCTATAGCTTTGAACGACTTAGATGGGGATGGATTATCCAATGATACCTGCCATGTCGAAACCCGCACTGATCAAGTGATTGTAGCCCCTGTACCTGGGACTGGTAATCGCTATACACCCTTTGCCCTAGAAGCAAATACCGACCTCTACAACGTTCAGACTATGGCTCCAATGGGCTGCTTACCGGCAGACTTAAACGAAGATGGACTAATGGATATCCTCGTTTACTATTGGGGACGCACACCGATTGCTTTCTTGTGTCAAACAGAAACTACCCTTACCAACCATAGTTATATCCAGCAAGCCATTATCCCAGGGGATGACAGATGGTTTACTAACGCCGCCACCTTATCTGATTTAGATGGGGATGGACACATAGACCTACTATTCGGCAACTTCTTTCCAGACAACGCCGATATTCTCAATCCTCAAGGTAGCGGTATAGAGGTCATGCAACATTCTCTCAATCGTGGTGACAACGGTGGTAGTCATCACCTACTACGTTGGATAGCAGCAACATCCGGTGAGCAACCAAGCGTACAATTCCAAGAAATCCACGGCATTCTGGATGATTCAGAGCATCAACCTTGGGCTTTGGCCATTGGCACAGCTGATTTAGACGGTGATATGTTGCCAGAAATTTACTTTGCTAACGATTTCGGCCCTGACAAACTGCTGCATAATCGTTCCCGACCTGGAAAATTTCAGTTTGTCGCCCTAGAAGGTCAGAAAACCCTAACCACACCGAACTCAAAAGTCCTTGGTCACGATTCCTTTAAAGGTATGGGTGTAGACTTTGGTGATGTGAATGCTGATGGTTTGTTAGATATTTATGTCAGCAACATTGCTGGTGAATATGCCTTAGAAGAGAGCCATTTTCTGTTTGTTAGCACTGGCGAAGTCGCAAAAATGCGTCATGGAGTCGCGCCTTACATTGACCGCAGCGAACCGTTAGGAGTCTCCCGTAGTGGTTGGGGTTGGGAAACCAAATTTGGTGATTTTGACAACGATGGTATTTTAGAAGCCCTACAAGCCACCGGCTTTATGAAAGGAAACGTCAATCGCTGGCCAGAATTGCATGAGTTAGCAATGGGTAACGATGAAATGGTGAGTATTACCCACAGTTGGCCCAGGCTGCAAACCGCAGCAGGCGACGATTTGAGCGGTCATGATCACAATCCCTTTTTCGTCCGTGCGGCTGATGGTCGGTATTACGACTTCGCTAAAGAACTGGGGTTAGATCAACCTTATGTAACTCGCGGAATTGCCACAGCAGATGTTGATGGTGATGGGGATTTAGACTTTGCGATCGCAAACCAATGGGAAGCTTCTTATTTTTATCGCAATGATAGCCAGCAATTAGAAAAGTTTTTAGGACTGCATTTATTTGTACCAACTGCATCTCCAACCAGTAAACGACCTGCAATTGGTGCAAGTGCAACTGTTCACCTCCCGGATGGACGACAACTGGTAGCCCAGGTAGATGGGGGTAATGGTCACTCCGGCGCACGTAGTCCAGACCTACACTTTGGGCTAGGACAAGTAGCCATTAATACTAATTTGCCTGTGGATTTACGCTGGCGAGATGGACAGGGACAAGTCCACCAACAAAGTTTGTTGTTGTCACCGGGTTGGCATACGGTGCTACTAGGTGAATCGGCAAAACCGTTTCCTAACTTGAGCTAG